One window of the Rosa rugosa chromosome 3, drRosRugo1.1, whole genome shotgun sequence genome contains the following:
- the LOC133739872 gene encoding leucine-rich repeat protein 2-like — MASSPLSLVSFSLTFLFFLSPALSTNSEGNALHALRSRFNDATNVLQSWDPTLVNPCTWFHVTCDANNHVIRLDLGNSNISGSLGPELGQLKHLEYLELYRNDIGGKIPKELGNLKNLVSMDLYGNRFEGKIPKSFSKLKSLRFLRLNNNKLSGSIPRELTGLSNLKVFDVSNNDLCGTIPVDGPFSTFSMESFENNRLSGPELQGLVPYDFGC; from the exons ATGGCTTCTTCTCCTCTCTCCCTagtctctttctctctaaccttcctcttcttcctgtCTCCTGCCTTGTCTACAAACTCTGAAG GAAATGCTTTGCATGCTTTGAGAAGTAGGTTCAATGATGCCACCAATGTTCTTCAGAGTTGGGACCCAACTCTGGTCAATCCCTGCACCTGGTTCCATGTTACCTGTGATGCTAATAACCATGTGATCCGTTT GGATTTGGGCAACTCTAACATTTCTGGGTCTTTGGGGCCAGAGCTTGGGCAGCTGAAGCACCTGGAATACTT GGAGCTTTATAGAAATGATATAGGAGGTAAAATCCCAAAGGAGTTGGGGAATTTGAAAAACCTTGTCAGCATGGATTTGTATGGCAACAGATTTGAAGGGAAAATCCCAAAATCTTTCTCCAAGTTGAAGTCACTCAGATTTCT GAGGCTAAACAACAACAAACTATCAGGATCTATTCCAAGGGAACTCACCGGCCTCTCTAACCTCAAAGTTTT TGATGTTTCGAACAATGATCTATGCGGAACGATTCCAGTTGATGGCCCATTTAGCACCTTCTCAATGGAAAG